One genomic window of Halorubrum hochsteinianum includes the following:
- a CDS encoding DUF6788 family protein has translation MKQPSPPASLPKYLAEGLPKQDTETLHEVQAYVEALTEYREQSVDTDELPETAEPVDEPDSEGTGTVVKEKVTCGDDNCKCASGDPADMHGPYLYRYYRENGTMKSEYVGKPGSE, from the coding sequence ATGAAGCAGCCGTCACCACCCGCCTCGCTCCCGAAGTATCTCGCAGAGGGACTCCCCAAACAGGATACGGAGACGCTCCACGAGGTACAGGCCTACGTGGAAGCGCTCACCGAGTACCGCGAACAGTCTGTCGACACCGATGAACTCCCCGAGACCGCCGAGCCCGTCGACGAGCCGGATAGTGAGGGCACCGGAACCGTCGTCAAAGAGAAGGTGACCTGTGGCGACGATAATTGTAAGTGCGCTAGCGGGGATCCCGCAGATATGCATGGCCCGTATCTCTATCGTTACTATCGTGAGAATGGGACGATGAAATCGGAGTACGTCGGGAAACCCGGAAGTGAGTAG
- a CDS encoding winged helix-turn-helix domain-containing protein has product MREPAPWMQMPIDDRILEALDTSGLVLSPSVIAFNIDKSRSEVNRRLSELVDHGFVERVKRGYYEITNAGKQYLAGDIDPNDI; this is encoded by the coding sequence GTGAGAGAGCCAGCGCCGTGGATGCAGATGCCGATTGACGATCGGATTCTCGAGGCGCTAGACACATCTGGGCTGGTCCTGTCACCATCTGTAATCGCATTCAACATCGACAAGTCGAGAAGTGAAGTGAACCGCCGACTCTCAGAACTTGTCGATCATGGCTTCGTCGAACGCGTCAAGCGAGGATACTACGAAATCACTAACGCGGGCAAACAGTATTTGGCTGGAGATATCGATCCTAACGACATCTGA